In Drosophila santomea strain STO CAGO 1482 chromosome 2L, Prin_Dsan_1.1, whole genome shotgun sequence, a single window of DNA contains:
- the LOC120458776 gene encoding PHD finger protein 14 gives MKRARQPKITTQALLDFDLGESSSDSDFLPDIDNCSDGSKDESDGDGSSSDASGGSDSESDSDAESEDSTLQLRQLLAETEPSPLENGINGVDHGGTSSPAAPVPRPPLQLSSAPAKRMCCVCLGERSDDVNEIVECDSCGVSVHEGCYGVSDNVSISSTNSTCSTEPWFCEACRAGVSEPDCELCPNKGGIYKETDVGKWVHLICALYVPGVAFGEVEQLSSVTLFEMQYSKWGAKVCSLCENALYARVGVCIGCDAGMCKTYFHVTCAQVAGFLIEAHHEDDAADPFYAHCKVHSEKEMIKKRRRNYHTLRLNMMQRAREKEATAGEQEGPAPHPNPAQARIQRKLLKIQHKYARHKELKPTPWVPTQKMSRLLTTSASACRRLLAKAEIMSVDVQHLEQREAHINALTDIRKKWHIAPAFSVEFTAYYMDRIVRMDDFRQQQRELISHNAILSKDQDVLRAQYDTALEERKAVKATKESLLTSIKSLHTSLAQIAPNLNLPSVDLIAHPLPEAPPKTSTPTPPQRPISVPTAAALKMGVGFPLGHLGPPGSKMDSSRMLSTQAKQGKHSNSSATVEAAPSVSCGICKRSKDQHLLVKCDTCNLHYHLGCLNPPLTRPPKKSKQYGWQCSECCDKSEGSDAVTEISSGPRKSRTRFNKEGHLVYVDRYSLDDIPVAVANVPKESPTKRALNKSQPAPAPEYIEDLTKSPKRPKLQSPCKTPTNVPADNVTPTTAPVPTPVAASSATPAAPPALPTPNTSAVNLSGCEDSIDDSSGKLSRKGKRKDKHKNKHNLSSDTEKSIGKEHKRKRKKRAHLDESSSHLDTVGNTSGSTIKIIFKALRLPGEDAPESQYFYVPANAVRSVDEASRPTSVETVEDSVQGAEQALAPIVLPAASPQKVREPKEAPATTSVTATPSPKRKVSPRKASPRKPRVGRPRVSNAKPNVEISCCVCTQTGKTNQVVTCDECHRHYHFACLDPPLKKSPKIRGYSWHCADCDPTDEDALPKK, from the exons ATGAAGCGAGCGCGCCAGCCGAAGATTACCACGCAGGCCTTGCTAGATTTTGACCTGGGCGAGAGTTCCTCGGACAGCGATTTCCTGCCGGACATCGACAACTGCTCGGACGGATCGAAGGACGAGAGCGATGGCGACGGGAGCAGCAGCGACGCCAGTGGGGGCTCCGATTCTGAATCAGATTCTGATGCGGAGAGCGAGGACTCGACACTGCAGCTCCGGCAGCTGTTGGCGGAAACAGAGCCATCGCCGCTGGAGAATGGGATCAACGGAGTGGACCACGGTGGAACATCTTCTCCGGCCGCACCAGTCCCTCGTCCGCCTCTCCAGCTGTCCAGTGCGCCGGCCAAGCGGATGTGCTGCGTCTGCCTGGGCGAACGCAGCGACGATGTCAACGAGATCGTGGAGTGCGACTCCTGCGGCGTCTCTGTCCACGAAGGATGCTATGGGGTCAGCGATAACGTGAGCATATCCAGTACCAACTCCACCTGCTCGACGGAACCGTGGTTTTGCGAGGCCTGTCGCGCTGGAGTCTCGGAACCTGACTGCGAGCTTTGTCCCAATAAGGGCGGCATCTACAAGGAGACCGACGTGGGCAAGTGGGTTCATCTCATCTGCGCTCTGTATGTGCCCGGCGTGGCCTTTGGCGAAGTGGAGCAGCTGTCCTCGGTGACTCTGTTCGAAATGCAGTACAGCAAGTGGGGCGCCAAGGTGTGTTCCCTTTGCGAAAACGCGCTATATGCTCGCGTGGGCGTTTGCATTGGCTGTGATGCAGGGATGTGCAAGACCTATTTCCACGTTACTTGCGCGCAAGTGGCCGGCTTTCTTATCGAGGCGCACCATGAGGACGATGCCGCTGATCCGTTCTACGCCCACTGCAAGGTGCACTCTGAGAAGGAGATGATCAAGAAGCGAAGACGAAACTATCACACTCTGCGCCTCAATATGATGCAACGGGCAAGAGAAAAAGAGGCGACAGCTGGCGAACAAGAGGGACCTGCTCCACACCCGAATCCAGCCCAAGCACGCATACAGCGAAAGCTGCTCAAAATTCAGCACAAGTATGCCCGGCACAAGGAGCTAAAACCCACACCATGGGTGCCAACCCAGAAAATGTCGCGCCTACTCACTACCTCGGCCTCAGCCTGTCGTCGCCTGTTGGCCAAGGCGGAGATTATGTCAGTGGACGTGCAACATCTGGAGCAGCGCGAAGCGCACATCAATGCATTGACGGACATTCGAAAGAAGTGGCACATTGCGCCGGCATTCAGCGTTGAGTTCACCGCTTACTACATGGATCGCATAGTCCGCATGGATGACTTCCGTCAGCAGCAAAGGGAGCTCATTTCGCACAACGCCATCTTGTCCAAGGATCAAGACGTGCTAAGGGCCCAATACGACACCGCGTTGGAGGAGCGCAAGGCGGTTAAGGCCACTAAGGAATCCCTGCTAACAAGTATTAAATCTCTGCACACGTCTTTGGCGCAAATTGCACCCAACTTGAATCTACCCAGCGTGGATCTTATAGCTCATCCACTGCCAGAGGCGCCGCCCAAGACCAGTACGCCAACTCCTCCGCAGCGACCTATCTCGGTGCCCACGGCAGCTGCCCTGAAAATGGGTGTGGGCTTTCCGTTGGGTCACCTGGGCCCACCGGGGAGTAAAATGGACTCTTCACGAATGCTCAGTACTCAAGCCAAACAAGGCAAACACAGCAATTCCTCGGCAACCGTGGAGGCAGCCCCTTCTGTGTCCTGTGGCATCTGCAAAAGGAGCAAGGATCAGCATCTGTTGGTCAAATGTGACACTTGCAATCTGCACTACCACCTGGGCTGCCTAAATCCGCCGCTCACTCGACCCCCAAAGAAATCCAAGCAATATGGCTGGCAGTGCTCCGAATGCTGCGACAAGTCGGAAGGTTCTGATGCCGTCACGGAGATCTCATCGGGCCCGAGAAAATCACGCACTCGCTTCAATAAGGAAGGCCATCTGGTTTATGTGGATCGATATTCGCTGGACGATATTCCAGTGGCCGTGGCTAATGTGCCCAAGGAGTCACCTACCAAGCGAGCGCTCAACAAATCCCAGCCAGCTCCGGCTCCGGAATATATCGAGGATCTGACTAAGTCGCCGAAACGTCCAAAACTCCAATCCCCATGTAAAACACCAACTAATG TTCCTGCCGACAATGTCACTCCCACAACTGCGCCTGTGCCTActcctgttgctgcttcgTCGGCTACTCCTGCGGCACCTCCTGCTCTGCCCACGCCCAATACCAGCGCAGTGAATCTATCTGGCTGCGAGGACTCCATAGACGACTCTAGTGGAAAATTATCACGCAAGGGAAAGCGTAAGGAtaagcacaaaaacaaacacaaccTGTCGTCGGACACAGAGAAATCCATCGGCAAGGAGCATAAACGAAAGCGGAAAAAGCGCGCCCACCTTGACGAGTCTTCCTCCCACTTGGATACTGTGGGCAACACCTCTGGCAGCACCATTAAGATTATATTTAAAGCTCTGCGCCTACCTGGCGAGGATGCGCCCGAATCACAATACTTCTACGTGCCGGCCAACGCGGTGCGCTCCGTGGATGAAGCTTCGCGCCCCACCTCAGTTGAAACGGTCGAGGATAGCGTTCAGGGAGCGGAGCAGGCCTTGGCCCCCATCGTGCTGCCGGCAGCGTCGCCGCAGAAAGTTCGAGAGCCCAAGGAGGCTCCAGCCACCACTTCCGTCACCGCCACTCCATCGCCAAAACGAAAG